A genome region from Alkalimarinus coralli includes the following:
- the pilG gene encoding twitching motility response regulator PilG encodes MEDNFENLKIMVIDDSKTIRRTAETLLKKVGCTVITATDGFDALAKIADTHPDIIFVDIMMPRLDGYQTCALIKNNSAFKATPVIMLSSKDGLFDKAKGRIVGSDQYLTKPFSKDELLGTIRTYIPAS; translated from the coding sequence ATGGAAGACAATTTTGAGAACCTGAAAATCATGGTGATTGATGACAGTAAGACTATTCGTCGTACTGCGGAGACACTATTAAAGAAGGTTGGATGCACAGTAATTACCGCCACAGATGGCTTTGATGCCCTCGCAAAAATTGCGGACACACACCCTGACATTATTTTCGTAGATATTATGATGCCTAGGTTAGATGGCTACCAGACCTGTGCTCTAATTAAGAACAACAGCGCCTTTAAAGCAACCCCTGTCATTATGCTTTCCAGTAAAGACGGGTTATTTGACAAAGCTAAAGGACGAATAGTCGGCTCGGATCAATATTTAACCAAGCCTTTTAGCAAAGACGAACTGCTAGGTACTATAAGGACGTATATACCAGCCAGCTAG
- a CDS encoding CheR family methyltransferase has translation MMANYNNKAQPTGWALKPLPEMDNDQFRKWQELLESRTGMSLPLGRKVFLQTSLGTRMREIGCSDYQEYFEKVISGPGGIIEWTTLVDRLTVQETRFYRDIDACNLVTDYVLTRPVDNLKKSTLEVWSVGCSTGEEPYTLAMLLSESMYMLGLKHYYGVTGTDISKPALEKARAGIYTERKLVTVEDTQREKYFNKHDNGQYEVIPAIKDRVCFARVNILDLGNAPMHGMNVIFCQNVLIYFRRWRRKEILSRLVERLVPGGLLVLGQGEMVDWHHPDLDRVPSDNTLAFIRRPEKN, from the coding sequence ATGATGGCTAACTACAATAACAAGGCTCAACCGACTGGCTGGGCCTTGAAACCATTACCAGAAATGGATAATGACCAGTTTCGAAAGTGGCAAGAGCTGCTTGAAAGCCGGACAGGCATGAGCCTGCCATTAGGCCGCAAGGTCTTCTTGCAGACCAGCCTGGGTACTCGGATGCGTGAAATTGGGTGTAGTGACTATCAGGAATATTTTGAAAAGGTTATTAGTGGTCCAGGCGGCATTATTGAATGGACCACACTGGTTGATCGGCTTACCGTCCAAGAGACTCGTTTCTACAGAGATATAGATGCCTGTAACTTGGTAACCGATTATGTGCTTACCCGCCCAGTCGATAACCTAAAAAAATCAACGCTGGAAGTCTGGAGTGTTGGTTGCTCAACAGGAGAAGAACCTTATACCTTAGCCATGCTACTGAGTGAAAGTATGTATATGCTAGGGCTGAAGCACTATTACGGTGTTACCGGTACAGATATCAGTAAACCAGCCTTAGAAAAAGCGCGAGCCGGGATATATACCGAGCGTAAACTGGTGACAGTTGAAGATACGCAACGGGAAAAATATTTCAACAAACACGACAATGGCCAGTACGAAGTCATACCGGCGATTAAAGATCGAGTTTGTTTTGCCAGAGTAAACATTTTAGATCTCGGCAACGCACCCATGCATGGAATGAACGTCATCTTTTGCCAAAATGTGTTGATCTATTTTCGTCGTTGGCGGCGCAAAGAGATATTAAGCAGATTGGTGGAAAGACTAGTACCGGGTGGATTACTGGTGCTAGGCCAAGGGGAAATGGTTGATTGGCATCACCCCGATTTAGATAGGGTTCCAAGCGATAACACTCTTGCGTTCATCCGACGCCCAGAAAAGAATTAG
- the pilH gene encoding twitching motility response regulator PilH, with protein MARILIVDDSPTEVRKISTILEKHQHEIITADNGADGVATARAEKPDLVLMDVVMPGLNGFQATRQLTRAAETAEIPVVIVTTKDQETDRVWGTRQGAKGYLVKPVNEDDLISTINQLLS; from the coding sequence ATGGCTCGCATTTTAATCGTTGATGACTCACCAACCGAAGTCAGAAAAATCTCAACTATTCTAGAAAAGCACCAGCACGAAATTATTACAGCAGACAACGGGGCTGACGGTGTAGCGACAGCCCGTGCAGAAAAGCCAGATTTGGTACTGATGGACGTTGTTATGCCAGGCTTGAACGGTTTTCAGGCAACCAGGCAGCTAACACGAGCAGCTGAGACCGCAGAGATTCCTGTCGTCATTGTGACTACCAAAGACCAGGAAACAGACCGTGTTTGGGGTACAAGACAAGGTGCTAAAGGCTATCTTGTTAAGCCAGTTAACGAGGACGACTTGATTAGCACCATTAATCAACTTCTCTCATAA
- a CDS encoding chemotaxis protein CheW, with the protein MSAKIAPFAALSDIASRSKSFAEGLPAQEEAVELWSGIGFTLAGEHFVAPMGEVTEILHIPRYTQIPGVKSWMQGLANVRGRLLPIMDLGQFFELSKTSVSSRDRRVLVVEHGEVLSGLIVDSVLGMQYFAVDGFKDTVENVNRSMAPFINGAYIKNDEVWKVFSASTFTEDPKFLSVSQW; encoded by the coding sequence ATGTCTGCAAAGATAGCCCCTTTTGCCGCTCTCTCAGATATCGCTTCGAGAAGTAAATCGTTCGCAGAAGGTCTTCCTGCACAGGAAGAAGCGGTCGAACTCTGGAGCGGCATCGGTTTTACCCTGGCGGGGGAGCACTTTGTTGCCCCGATGGGGGAAGTCACTGAAATCCTGCATATCCCTCGATACACTCAGATCCCCGGCGTTAAAAGCTGGATGCAAGGTCTTGCAAATGTCCGTGGACGTCTTTTGCCCATAATGGATCTGGGGCAGTTTTTTGAATTATCAAAAACCTCAGTTTCCAGCAGAGACAGACGCGTACTTGTTGTTGAGCACGGAGAAGTGCTGAGCGGCCTGATCGTTGATAGCGTGTTAGGGATGCAGTACTTCGCAGTTGATGGATTTAAAGACACGGTTGAAAACGTCAACAGGTCAATGGCGCCTTTTATCAACGGTGCATATATAAAGAATGACGAAGTTTGGAAAGTATTTAGTGCGTCTACATTCACAGAAGACCCCAAATTTCTCAGCGTTTCTCAGTGGTAG
- a CDS encoding methyl-accepting chemotaxis protein yields the protein MKSKSGKFNSGQGNNSLLLGLGGVLVVLLLFLAYVSFIIVRDSNHDKEYAGHASDLRVLSQEIAKNASEASDGKAEAFDQLKRSRDDFERKLNLIIQGNQETNLPPSELASETGVVKRWNEVKNNTDQILANQDTVLSLHLVAETLNETIPQLQVEYDDVVQILLEGEAPADQIAVAQRQSLLAERIVRSVNNVLSGDEDAVIAADRFGRDAKLFGRVLNGMVEGNNVMGISQVSDEDAIYGLEAIAEMFEFVNENVDAILETSPELFKVRKAANNIFEDSQALLKETTSLSTQFQTQAESRALSPTLAYLILGVVIIVIVLIGLSLFRESQARLQTTTEQNEQNQNAILRLLDELADLADGDLTTEATVTEDFTGAIADSINFAIDQMRGLVKAIRDTAVQVAAAAQETQATAMHLADASEHQAQEIAGASAAVNEMAVSIDQVSSNAGESSAVAERSVAIAKKGAEVVQNTIRGMDTIREQIQETSKRIKRLGESSQEIGDIVSLINDIADQTNILSLNAAIQASMAGDAGRGFAVVADEVQRLAERSSAATKQIEALVKTIQTDTNEAVISMEHTTAEVVRGARLAQDAGVALEEIENVSMNLADLIQNISNAARQQSSSAGHISNTMNVIQEITSQTSAGTNATAKSIGNLAEMANQLRSSVAGFNLPEEGESETAA from the coding sequence ATGAAAAGTAAATCTGGAAAGTTTAATTCAGGCCAGGGCAACAACTCGCTCCTACTTGGATTGGGTGGAGTGTTGGTCGTCCTGCTGCTCTTTCTTGCATATGTATCCTTCATAATCGTAAGAGACAGTAACCACGATAAGGAATATGCAGGACACGCGAGTGATCTTCGAGTGTTATCGCAGGAGATTGCGAAAAACGCCTCTGAAGCATCTGATGGTAAGGCTGAGGCATTTGATCAGCTTAAACGATCAAGAGATGACTTCGAACGTAAGCTGAACCTCATTATTCAAGGTAACCAGGAAACAAACCTTCCACCAAGCGAACTTGCATCTGAAACAGGTGTGGTAAAACGCTGGAACGAAGTAAAGAACAACACAGACCAAATCCTTGCAAACCAGGATACGGTACTATCTCTGCACCTGGTTGCAGAAACCCTGAACGAAACCATTCCTCAACTGCAGGTTGAGTATGATGACGTCGTACAAATTCTTCTGGAAGGTGAAGCACCGGCAGACCAGATTGCTGTTGCTCAGCGCCAGTCACTACTTGCAGAACGTATCGTTCGTAGTGTTAACAACGTACTTTCAGGCGATGAAGACGCTGTAATTGCGGCTGACCGTTTTGGCCGCGACGCCAAGCTATTCGGCCGCGTACTGAACGGCATGGTTGAAGGCAACAATGTAATGGGCATCAGTCAGGTCAGTGATGAAGATGCTATTTATGGCCTCGAAGCGATTGCCGAGATGTTTGAGTTTGTTAACGAAAACGTTGATGCAATATTGGAAACATCACCTGAGCTATTCAAAGTTCGTAAAGCAGCAAACAACATTTTCGAAGATTCTCAGGCGCTACTTAAAGAAACTACATCACTATCAACCCAGTTTCAGACTCAGGCTGAATCACGAGCATTAAGCCCGACCCTCGCATACCTTATTCTGGGTGTAGTCATTATCGTCATCGTTTTGATTGGTTTGTCACTCTTCCGTGAGAGTCAGGCGCGCCTACAAACCACTACCGAACAGAACGAACAGAACCAGAACGCAATTTTGCGACTACTTGATGAACTTGCCGATCTGGCTGATGGTGACTTGACAACAGAAGCAACCGTAACCGAAGACTTCACCGGTGCGATCGCTGACTCTATCAACTTCGCAATCGACCAGATGCGCGGCCTTGTTAAGGCAATTCGTGATACCGCAGTACAGGTTGCTGCTGCGGCACAGGAAACACAGGCTACAGCAATGCATCTGGCTGATGCATCTGAGCACCAGGCTCAGGAAATTGCAGGCGCCTCTGCCGCTGTAAACGAAATGGCGGTATCTATCGACCAGGTATCTTCAAATGCTGGCGAGTCATCTGCGGTTGCGGAAAGATCGGTTGCCATCGCGAAGAAAGGTGCCGAAGTTGTACAAAACACTATTCGAGGCATGGACACCATCCGTGAGCAGATCCAGGAAACATCCAAACGTATTAAACGTCTGGGTGAGTCTTCTCAGGAAATCGGGGACATCGTATCGCTGATCAACGACATTGCCGACCAAACCAACATTCTATCTTTGAACGCTGCAATACAGGCATCGATGGCTGGTGATGCGGGTCGAGGCTTCGCGGTTGTTGCCGACGAAGTACAGCGACTGGCAGAACGTTCTTCTGCAGCAACAAAGCAGATTGAAGCGCTGGTTAAAACCATCCAAACCGATACCAACGAAGCGGTTATATCGATGGAACACACAACCGCAGAAGTGGTTCGAGGCGCTAGACTGGCACAAGATGCGGGTGTAGCACTGGAGGAGATCGAAAACGTATCGATGAACCTTGCAGACTTGATCCAGAATATATCTAACGCGGCTCGTCAACAGTCATCATCTGCTGGCCATATATCCAACACGATGAACGTTATCCAGGAGATTACCTCACAGACTTCCGCGGGTACTAACGCAACAGCGAAGTCGATCGGTAACCTGGCTGAAATGGCAAACCAACTTCGAAGCTCTGTTGCTGGCTTTAATCTACCTGAAGAAGGTGAGTCTGAGACCGCAGCATAA